TAAAGCCAGCTGGGCCAACGTGCAGCCGCACAGTGGTGCCCAGGCCAATGCGGCCGTTTTTCTGGCCTGCCTCAAGCCCGGCGATAAAATTCTGGGCCTCGACCTGAGCATGGGCGGCCACCTCACCCATGGCAGCCCCGCCAACTTTAGTGGCAAAACCTACGAAGCTCATTTTTACGGTGTAAAAAAAGATACCGGCCTCATCGATTACGAAATGCTGGAAGAAAAAGCGCTGAGCGAAAAGCCCAAAATGATTATTGTGGGTGCCAGTGCGTACAGCCGCGACTGGGACTATGCCCGTGTACGTAAAGTAGCTGATGAAATTGGCGCTATCATTTTGGCGGATATCAGCCACCCTGCTGGTTTGGTAGCCAAAGGCTTTTTGAACGATCCGTTTGAGCATTGCCATATTGTAACCAGCACTACGCACAAAACCTTACGTGGACCTCGTGGTGGTGTCATCATGCTGCGCCACGATTTTGATAACCCGCTGGGTGTAAAAGATCCGAAAGGAAACATCCGCTCCATGAGTGCCATGCTCGATTTGGCGGTGTTCCCCGGTACACAGGGCGGCCCGCTGGAGCATGTCATTGCGGCCAAAGCTGTAGCCTTCGGCGAAATACTGACCGACGAGTTTACTGCCTATCAAAAACAAGTACAGCTCAATGCGCAGGCATTGGCCAAATGCTTTGTAGAAAAAGATTATCAACTCATCAGCAATGGTACCGACAACCACCTGATGCTGATAGACCTGCGCAACAAAAACATTACTGGTAAAAAAGCACAGGAAACATTAGACCTGGCACATATCACCCTCAACAAAAACAGTGTGCCGTTTGATGATAAGAGCCCGTTTGTAACCAGCGGTATCCGCATTGGTGTGCCAGCGGTTACTACCCGTGGCATGAAGGAAGCCGACATGCAGTTTATTGCCAACGTGATTGACAATGTGCTGATGAATGCCGACGATGCCAACGTAATTGCAGCGGTGAAGAGTGAAGTGGCAGCCTTCATGCAGCAGTTTCCGCTGTATCCGGAGTTGGGGTAGTGGTTAGTTGAATGGTTAATTAGGTGATTAGTTAATTAGTGAATAAGGAGCTGGGTTAAGCAGGTAATGAATAAGGCGGGTATCCAAAATCCTAATTCCTAATAACCAATTCCTAATTTCACTGTAGCCTTCAGCCTTTAGCTTTTTGCTTTAAGCTTAATATGTAATTGAATCTTTTGACGAACAAACTCAACACATGATACAACGTATTCAATCACTCTGGTTATTGCTGGCGGCAGCTGCCACGGCACTGCTTTTTAAACTCCCGGTATACGGTGGTGTATTGGCAGGCGGCGAAGCCAAAGATTTATTGGTGGGTCAAAACTATCTCCTGTTTATAGTAGCAGCAGTATTGGTGCTGTTTCCGGCCATTGCCATTGCACTGTTCAAAAACAGAAGCAACCAGAAAAAACTCATCTGGTTAAGCCTGTTGCTCAATCTTGTTTTCATCGGGCTTATCTGGATGGAAGTGGGAGACTTTACACAGGCCAATCCCAATTTTACATCCAGTGTGTACAAAGTAGGAGCCATATTACCCATCGTTAGCATTGTTTTGCTGGTGCTGGCGTACGCAGGTATTCGCAAAGATGAAAAGCTGATTGCCAGCGCCGACAGGTTGCGTTAATACAATCACGCTATACAACTGATATCAAAAGAGGTCGCTGGTTTTGCCAGCGACCTCTTTTGATTATTGATACAACGCACAGTTAGTAAACGCCTTTCAATACCCCATCTTGTTTACGGATGAAGTAGAGTTTTTTGTTTTCGAAATAATGGATTTTCGATCAGCATTGCCCGGCTCGGTAACAGGCACAAAATCAAAGTCGCAGAATATCTTGTAAGTCCTGTCGTTGGCATGATCTGCAAAATCTTCGTATGCAGGATAGGCCAATATTGTTTTGGTAAATCGATACGTCAATTCAAAACCTTTTACCGCCATATCGCTGGGCTTGCTGTTTTGTTTTCGTGCGTAGGCTTTGCTCAGGCTAGTGTACACATCGAGGTTGCCAGATGAAGAAATGAATGGCGTACTGAAGGTAATTTCTACACCCTTAAACTCAGGCTTACGGAAATCAATATCATCCCAGTTGGGCATGCCTACCACCAGGCTTTTGTATTTCGGCTGCAGGCTGCTTAGTTGTTTCACCAATCGCTGACCGAAAGCTGCTTCCATGCTGCCCGCAATCAGCGTGTTGTTGCGGTTGCTATCGAGCAGGCTACGCAGCTGTGCCACCTGAAAAGAGTCGGACAGCGTAATCATTTTCCAGCGCAGTTTATGGCTGCCCGGAGCTGAAGCCGCTTCTTCAATCCAGTTTTTCAAATAAGATTCTACAGTACCCTTGCGGGTAATGAAAACCAGATTGTCGCTACTATGATTTCGCTGCAGGTATTTGTAAATGCCTTCGCAATGCGTTTTCATGGTGCTGTTTACCACATACATTTCGGGTGTTTGTTTCACTCCGCCATCGTTGGGGAAAGTGGCTGACACCATCGGAATGTGCAGGCTTTTGGCAAAGGCTGCCATCTGCTTCAGGTCGTTGCTGTTTTGTGCCACAGCTATCAGCAGTTTCGATTGCTTTACAGTGGGGCTGTGCAGCGTAGTTCCTAGGCTGGCAAAGCGCCTTGTATCTACCACTTCAAAATGCACAGCAACATTCTCTTTATTGAGGCTATCCGCAGCCAGCAGCACACCATTGTAAAACTCGAGGTAGGGCAGGGCCGACTTGGGAATGCTGTTGCCAAACTTGTATTTATCGAGGCTGTAGAGTGAGTCGAGCTGCAGCGGTAGCAATACCGAAATCACAGGTTTGTCGGGCGAAGATTGCGCCTGAATGCCCTTGCTCACAAGCAGCAAGCTGGCCAACAAACAGGTAATGCTCAGTCGATGTAATGATATCAAGATGTTAGGTTTTTCCATGTGGCGACAAATTCCGGGCCGGAAAATAGGCGTTTGTTGCGGTGCAGTTCGTTGCCAAACCGCTAAAACCTGCCCAACGCCGGTTTACATTCGTCCAAAAAAGAAGGCTTTCAGGTTGGTAAATGAGTGGGCCAATGCTCCTTTGGGCGGACGACAAAGTTGATGAATACGCCTGACAATCAGTGTATTCATTTGCCGGAGGCGCTATAAATACCAGCAATTTGCCGCAAAGCCAATGGATACAAGCAGGGCGCCTGATTTTTTTGCTGGTGTAGCGGGCTTTTTCCCCTACTTTTGCGCCTCAATTTTTTTAAACATGAAAACAATTACAATCGAAGGACAACTGAGGACCGACATTGGCAAAAAAGCCACCCGCCAATACCGCTCTCAGGACCTGGTGCCTGGTGTAATTTACGGGGGTGCGCAAGAAGTTAACTTCGTTGCTCCGGCTTCAGCTTTTAAAGCTCTCGTGTACACATCAGAATTCCAGTTGGCAAAAGTAAATTTGGACGGTAAGTCTTACACCTGCATCATGAAAGATTTGCAGTTCGACAAAGTGTACGACAAGCTGACACACATTGACCTGTTGGAACTGGTAGACGACAAAGCCGTAGTAGCCAACCTGCCTGTAAAGTATGTAGGTAGTGCTGCTGGTGTAAAAGCCGGTGGCCGACTGATTACAAAAATGAAAACGCTGAAGGTGAAAACCCTGCCTAAGTTTTTGAAATCAGCTATCGAAGTAGATGTGACCAACCTCGAACTGAACAGCAACATTCGTGTAGAAGACGTGAAACTGGAAAACATGGAAGTGATGAACTCTCCTCGTATTCCTATGGCTTCTATCGTAATGACCCGTCAGTTGAAGCAGGAAGAAGCAGCAGCTGCAAAAGATGAAAAGAAGAAGAAGTAATCCTTCACCGGATGATTTTCTTATGGCTCCCCGCTGCGCTGGCAGTGGGGAGTTTTTTTATGTAAAAAGAATATCCCTTTTTGCCGCCACAGCGGGCCATTGCCCTGCAAGCCAAGGCACAACCGTAATTTCGCAGTCGTATGAACAGTTATCTCATTGTTGGCCTGGGCAATATTGGCGCCGAGTATGCGCAAACCCGCCACAACATTGGTTTTGACGTAGCAGACGCTTTTGTAAAACAACACGATGGCGGCTGGCATATAGACCGGCTTGCCGAAGTAAGCCAGTTTAAAATAAAAGGCCGGGCCATAACCGTGATAAAGCCCACTACCTATATGAACCTGAGTGGCAAGGCCATGAAATATTGGCTCGACAAAGAGAAGATAGCCCTCGAACATTCGCTGACGATTGTGGATGAACTGGCCCTGCCCTTGGAAAAAATACGCCTCCGCCCCTCGGGCAGCGATGCCGGCCACAACGGACTCAAAAGCATTCAGGATTACACCGGTACCAATGAGTTTCCGAAGCTGCGGTTTGGTATCGGCAACAATTTTCCCAAAGGCCGGCAGGTAGATTTTGTATTGGGAAAATGGAAGCCTGATGAGCAGCCGCTTGGTAGAGCAAAAAATTGATACCTGTGTATCGGTGATTACCAGCTTCATTCTCGAAGGCATACAACCCGCTATGAACAAGTATAATAACCTGACTTTTAAATGATTGTGGGTAAACTCAACTATGCGGTGCCAATGGCTGTAGTATATTTACAGAGGCTGTAAACCTATCCTGGCAACAGGCGATTTTTTAAAACGAACCCC
The Phnomibacter ginsenosidimutans genome window above contains:
- the glyA gene encoding serine hydroxymethyltransferase, whose translation is MSADPIFQLLQKELHRQRTGIELIASENFTSLPVMQAMGSVATNKYAEGYPGKRYYGGCEVVDEIETLAIERIKQVFKASWANVQPHSGAQANAAVFLACLKPGDKILGLDLSMGGHLTHGSPANFSGKTYEAHFYGVKKDTGLIDYEMLEEKALSEKPKMIIVGASAYSRDWDYARVRKVADEIGAIILADISHPAGLVAKGFLNDPFEHCHIVTSTTHKTLRGPRGGVIMLRHDFDNPLGVKDPKGNIRSMSAMLDLAVFPGTQGGPLEHVIAAKAVAFGEILTDEFTAYQKQVQLNAQALAKCFVEKDYQLISNGTDNHLMLIDLRNKNITGKKAQETLDLAHITLNKNSVPFDDKSPFVTSGIRIGVPAVTTRGMKEADMQFIANVIDNVLMNADDANVIAAVKSEVAAFMQQFPLYPELG
- a CDS encoding DUF4293 domain-containing protein, which gives rise to MIQRIQSLWLLLAAAATALLFKLPVYGGVLAGGEAKDLLVGQNYLLFIVAAVLVLFPAIAIALFKNRSNQKKLIWLSLLLNLVFIGLIWMEVGDFTQANPNFTSSVYKVGAILPIVSIVLLVLAYAGIRKDEKLIASADRLR
- a CDS encoding ABC transporter substrate-binding protein gives rise to the protein MISLHRLSITCLLASLLLVSKGIQAQSSPDKPVISVLLPLQLDSLYSLDKYKFGNSIPKSALPYLEFYNGVLLAADSLNKENVAVHFEVVDTRRFASLGTTLHSPTVKQSKLLIAVAQNSNDLKQMAAFAKSLHIPMVSATFPNDGGVKQTPEMYVVNSTMKTHCEGIYKYLQRNHSSDNLVFITRKGTVESYLKNWIEEAASAPGSHKLRWKMITLSDSFQVAQLRSLLDSNRNNTLIAGSMEAAFGQRLVKQLSSLQPKYKSLVVGMPNWDDIDFRKPEFKGVEITFSTPFISSSGNLDVYTSLSKAYARKQNSKPSDMAVKGFELTYRFTKTILAYPAYEDFADHANDRTYKIFCDFDFVPVTEPGNADRKSIISKTKNSTSSVNKMGY
- a CDS encoding 50S ribosomal protein L25 is translated as MKTITIEGQLRTDIGKKATRQYRSQDLVPGVIYGGAQEVNFVAPASAFKALVYTSEFQLAKVNLDGKSYTCIMKDLQFDKVYDKLTHIDLLELVDDKAVVANLPVKYVGSAAGVKAGGRLITKMKTLKVKTLPKFLKSAIEVDVTNLELNSNIRVEDVKLENMEVMNSPRIPMASIVMTRQLKQEEAAAAKDEKKKK
- the pth gene encoding aminoacyl-tRNA hydrolase, coding for MNSYLIVGLGNIGAEYAQTRHNIGFDVADAFVKQHDGGWHIDRLAEVSQFKIKGRAITVIKPTTYMNLSGKAMKYWLDKEKIALEHSLTIVDELALPLEKIRLRPSGSDAGHNGLKSIQDYTGTNEFPKLRFGIGNNFPKGRQVDFVLGKWKPDEQPLGRAKN